A genome region from Triticum aestivum cultivar Chinese Spring chromosome 2B, IWGSC CS RefSeq v2.1, whole genome shotgun sequence includes the following:
- the LOC123043858 gene encoding DEAD-box ATP-dependent RNA helicase 10: MAVVDKAVAGGGEAQQREPEPEPAAEASTFAELGICRELVEACDAMGWKQPTKIQAGAIPHALQGRDVIGLGQTGSGKTGAFALPIIQALLEHRQPFFACIMSPTRELAIQIAEQFEALGSAIGLVCSVLVGGVDRMQQVLSIAKRPHIVVGTPGRLLDHLKDTKGFSLTKVKYLVLDEADKLLNLEFKESLDDILKVIPKERRTYLFSATMTKKVSKLQRACLRNPVKVEVSSKYSTVDTLKQEWYFVPADYKDCYLVHVLNELPGSMIMIFVRTCESTRLLALTLRNLGFKALSISGQMSQDKRLGALNKFKAKDFNILICTDVASRGLDIQGVDVVMNYDIPMNSKDYVHRVGRTARAGQSGYAVSFVNQYEAEWFKLIEQLLGREIPDRKVDMDEILILREHISDSKRIALTKLREDGGHKKRRKAAEDDDDEEEEAPRGNRQKPRSFKKSSRR; encoded by the exons atggcggtggtggacaaggcggtCGCCGGGGGCGGCGAGGCGCAGCAGcgggagccggagccggagccggccgCCGAGGCGTCGACGTTCGCTGAGCTGGGCATCTGCCGCGAGCTGGTGGAGGCCTGCGACGCCATGGGGTGGAAGCAGCCTACCAAGATCCAGGCGGGTGCCATCCCCCACGCCCTCCAAG GGAGGGACGTGATTGGGCTGGGGCAGACGGGGTCCGGGAAGACGGGCGCTTTCGCGCTGCCCATCATCCAGGCGCTGCTCGAGCACCGCCAGCCCTTCTTCGCCTGCATCATGTCGCCCACGAG GGAGCTAGCGATTCAGATTGCGGAGCAGTTCGAGGCGTTAGGGTCAGCAATCGGCTTGGTTTGCTCAGTG CTTGTTGGAGGAGTTGACCGGATGCAGCAAGTGTTATCCATTGCAAAACGTCCACATATTGTG GTTGGAACTCCTGGCCGTCTTTTGGACCATTTGAAAGATACGAAAGGTTTTAGCCTAACTAAAGTGAAATATCTG GTACTTGATGAAGCTGATAAATTACTTAATTTGGAGTTCAAGGAATCACTTGATGATATTCTGAAGGTCATTCCTAAAGAAAGGAGAACTTACCTTTTTTCAGCCACAATGACCAAAAAG GTCAGCAAACTGCAACGTGCTTGTCTCAGAAACCCTGTTAAG GTGGAAGTATCCTCCAAATATTCTACAGTGGACACACTTAAACAAGAGTGGTATTTTGTTCCTGCAGATTACAAG GATTGTTATCTTGTTCATGTTCTGAATGAGTTGCCAGGGAGCATGATCATGATCTTCGTGCGAACCTGCGAGTCAACAAGACTCCTTGCTCTCACTTTAAGGAATCTTGGTTTTAAAGCTCTCTCTATCAGTGGCCAGATGAGTCAG GACAAAAGACTAGGTGCTTTAAACAAGTTCAAAGCAAAAGATTTCAACATCCTTATCTGCACCGATGTGGCGAGTCGTGGTCTTGACATTCAAGGAGTTGATGTGGTTATGAATTATGATATTCCAATGAATTCTAAG GATTATGTCCATCGGGTTGGTAGGACTGCGCGTGCAGGGCAATCGGGATATGCCGTCTCTTTTGTGAATCAGTATGAGGCTGAGTGGTTTAAGCTGATTGAGCAGCTCCTTG GAAGGGAAATTCCGGACCGGAAGGTAGAtatggatgaaatcctgatacttcgtgAGCATATATCAGATTCAAAGAGGATTGCACTGACG AAACTGAGGGAGGACGGTGGTCACAAGAAGCGAAGGAAGGCGgcggaggacgacgatgatgaagaagaggaggctCCAAGAGGTAACCGACAGAAACCGAGGTCTTTCAAGAAATCATCAAGGCGGTGA
- the LOC123043859 gene encoding uncharacterized protein: MASSPASCFFSVALLARLQHQSLQLSLSAPMTLSYSKQEVGQGSCPLKADRKEEGSASSSQGGTPEPWCRGGWRRDWRRRCGFLGWLFFCITVASDVAHALRSSNLPI, translated from the exons ATGGCATCATCACCGGCCAGCTGTTTCTTCTCTGTTGCTTTACTTGCACGGTTGCAACACCAATCCCTTCAGCTTTCACTTTCGGCCCCTATGACGCTCTCCTACTCCAAGCAAGAGGTCGGTCAAGGTTCGTGCCCGTTAAAAGCAGACAGGAAGGAAGAAGGCTCCGCCTCATCAAG TCAGGGAGGTACACCTGAGCCATGGTGCCGTGGAGGCTGGAGGCGCGACTGGCGGAGACGGTGCGGGTTCCTTGGCTGGCTCTTCTTCTGCATCACCGTCGCCAGCGATGTCGCGCATGCGCTCAGAAGCAGCAATCTCCCCATCTAA